ATGGCCCACCAACGCTGCACGCGCTACCTCCCTTCTGGGCCAGACCCTTCGGGAAAGGCCCGGCTCCAGTGTATCATGGCCGCCAGGATGGCCGACAACGCCAGGCTTCTCTTGGACGAACTTTTGGCGGAGCTGGAGGAGCGCCGGCGCAAGGTTTTGCTGGGCGGCGGGCCTGAGAGGGTCAGAAAGCAGCACGAGCAGGGCAAGCTCACCGCCCGGGAGCGGATCGCCCACCTCTTGGACGAGGGGAGCTTCGTGGAGCTCATGCCCTTCGCTGAGCACCTGGAAACCGGGCTCATGGAGGGCCTCGAGGCCCCCACCGACGGCGTGGTCACGGGCTACGGCACCATCGGGGGCAGGCTCGCCTTCGTCTTCAGCCAGGACTTCACCGTCTTGGGGGGCTCCCTGGGCAAGATGCACGGCCGCAAGATCGCCAGCCTCATGGACCTGGCGGCCAGGGTAGGGGCGCCCGTGATCGGCCTCAACGACTCCGCCGGGGCCCGGATCCAGGAGGGGGTGGACAGCCTCTCCGGCTACGGGGAGGTCTTCTACCGCAACGCCATCTACTCCGGGGTCATCCCCCAGATCTCCGCCATCCTGGGCCCCTGCGCCGGGGGGGCGGTCTACAGCCCGGCCATGACCGACTTCGTCCTCATGAGCCGCAGGGCCTACATGTTCATCACCGGCCCCGAGGTCATCCGAAGCGTCACCAAGGAGGAGGTGAGCTTTGAGGCCCTGGGCGGGGCGGCGGTGCACATGGAAAGGAGTGGGGTGGCCCACCTGGAGGGGGAGGACGACCGGGAGGTCCTGGACCTCATCAAGAAGCTCCTAAGCTACCTGCCGCAAAGCAGCCGGGAAAAGCCCCCCATCCTAGACCCCAAGGACGACCCCCACCGCCCGGTGCCCGAGGTCCTGGAGATCGTCCACCCCGACGCCCGGAGGCCCTACAACATGCACGCCCTCATCCGCGCCCTCCTGGACGAGGGGGAGTTTCTGGAAATCCAGCCCCGCTTCGCCCGTAACCTCATCGTGGGCCTGGGGCGGCTTGGGGGGTATCCCGTGGGGGTCATCGCCAACAACCCCCGCTTCATGGCGGGCGCCCTGGATATCAACGCCTCCGACAAGGCCGCCCGCTTCATCCGCACCATGGACGCCTTCGGCATCCCCCTCCTCACCCTGGTGGACGTGACCGGCTTCCTGCCCGGGGTGTCCCAGGAGCACGGGGGCATCATCCGCCACGGGGCCAAGATGCTCTTCGCCTACGCCGAGGCCACGGTGCCCAAGATTACCCTGATCGTGCGCAAGGCCTACGGGGGGGCCTACCTGGCCATGAACTCCAAGGACATGGGGGCGGACGTGGTCCTGGCCTGGCCCACGGCGGCGGTGGCGGTCATGGGGGCGGAAGGGGCCGCCAACATCGTCTTCCGCCGGGAGATCCAGTCCTCCCCCAACCCGGAGGAGACCCGCAGGAGGAAGATTGAGGAGTACCGCCGGGCCTTTGACAACCCCTGGGTGGCCGCGGGCCGGGGGTACATTGACGACGTCATAGACCCCGCCGAGACCCGCCGCCTGCTTTACTCCCACCTGAGGATGCTCTGGGACAAAAAGGAGGAGCGCCCCTGGAAAAAGCACGACAACATCCCCCTGTAGCGGGCCCCCAGACCTACGACCAAAGTCCTAAGTACCCCACCGCGGCTTTCGCCGCGGTGGGTGCCCCAAAAAGTTCCCCCACAGCCCTGATACCCTCGGGGCCCCGATGCTGGCTTGGGCCAACATGGGGTGGTATGACTTGGGCCTCCCATGTTGCAAAACCAAAGCGCGGGCATTTAGCTGAGAAAAGCCTCCCGGGAACCTTTTACCGGGGCCCCTGGCTTGGGCCAGCATAGGGTGGCATGAAACAACCGCGCCTTCGTCCAGCCCGGCCCCGAGGCCTGCCCCTTCACGAGCCCCTACTGAAGGCCTGGCCCAAGAAGCCCCCCATTCTGGGGGGCTTTTTTATGCTGGAGGCCATGGACCTGGAGACCTTTGCCCATAGCCTAGCCGGGTGCCGCCTCTGCCCCAGGCTCGTGGCCTGGCGGGAGGGGGTGGCGGGGAAGAGGCGGGCCTTCCGGGACGAGGCCTACTGGGCGAGGCCCGTGCCCGGCTTCGGGGACCCAAGGGCCAGAATCCTCCTCTTCGGCCTCGCCCCCGGGGCCCACGGCGCCAACCGCACGGGCCGCCCCTTCACCGGGGACGCCTCCGGGGCCTTCCTCTACCCCCTCCTCCACGAGGCGGGCCTCGCCAGCAGACCCCAAAGCCTCCCCGGGGACGACCTAAAGCCATATGGCATTTACCTCACCGCCGCCGTGCGCTGCGCCCCGCCAGGGAACCGGCCCACCCCGGCGGAGATCAGGACCTGCGCCCGTTGGACGGAAGCGGAGCTCGCCCTCCTCCCCGAGGTCCGGGTCTACCTGGCCCTGGGCCACATCGCCCACGAGGCCCTTCTCGCCCATTTTGGCCTCAGGAAGCGGAACTTCCCCTTCGTCCATGGCCAGGCCTACCCTCTAGGAGGGGGGCGCTACCTGGTGGACAGCTACCACGTCTCCCGTCAGAACACCCAGACGGGGAGGCTCACCCGGGAGATGTTCCTGGGGGTCCTCCTCCGGGCTAAGCGCCTCGCCGGGCTTTGAGCCAGGCCATGAGCTCAGGGTAGGAAAGCGTGTTCAGAACCCTCTTCGGGCCGATCCAGGCCCTTTGGGCCGTGCCCACCGCGAGCTCCATGAAGCGGAGGTGGTCCACCTGGTGGGCGTCGGTGGAGAGGCTCACCCAAAGCCCCATCGCGTAGGCCATACGGGCCAGATCGTCGGGGAGGTCCATGCGGTCGTAGTAGCCGTCGATCTCCACCGCCACCTCCCGCTCCAGGGCCTTCTGGAAGACGGCCTCCCAGTCGGCCTCGATGGGGGGCCTCCGGCCGAGGAGCCGGGCGGTGGGGTGGGCGAGGACGTGGACGAAGGGGTTCTCCAAGGCCTTCAGGATCCGCCTCGTCTGTTCGGCCTTGGGGAGCCGGAAGCCGGAGTGGATGGAGACGAGGACCAGGTCCAGCTCCCTTAAGACCCAGTCCGGGTAGTCCAGGGAGCCGTCGGGCCTGATGTCCACCTCCGCCCCCGCCAGGAGGTAGGGTGGGGCGTGGGCCTCGTTGAAGCGGCGGATGGCCTCTATGCGCTTTAGGGCCTCCTCCGCCGAGGGCCCTCCCGCCACCCGCACCGCCGGGGAGTGGTCGGTGATGGCCAGGTACTGGTAGCCCAGCTCCCTGGCCGCCCACCAGAGCTCCTCCAGGGTGTTCTTCCCATCGGAGTAGGTGGAGTGGACCTGGAGGTCCCCCTTCACTTGGGAAAGCTCCAGGAGCCGGGGAAGCCTGCCCCTTTGCGCCGCCTCTATCTCCCCCTGGTCCTCCCTTAGGGGCGGGGGATGGAGGGGAGGCCCAGGGCGGCGTAGACCCCTTCCTCCGTCTCCCCGGCGATGCGCTCCTCCCCGCGGAAGACGCCGTACTCGGAAACCTTCAGGCCCATCCCCTGGGCCAAGGCCCGAAGACGGATGGAGTGCTCCTTGCTCCCCGTGAGGTACTGGAGGCCCGCCCCGTAGCTTTCCGGGGGTACCACCCGGAGGTCCACCTGGAGGCCGCTCTTCAGAAAAACCGTGGCCCGCTCCTTCCCCCGGGCGTAGACCCCTTCCACCCCGGGCAGGGCCACGAAGCCGGCCACCGCCTTCTCCGGCTCCCCGCTCGCCGCCAGGTAGTCCAGGTCCCCCACGGTGTCCTTGTAGCGGCGGGCGGAGCCACAGAGTTCGGCCTGCTCCACCCCGGGAAGGGCCCGGATCTGCTCCAAAAGGCTCCGGGCCAGGGAAAGCACCGCCCCCAAAGGCCTACGCTTGCTGGCGGCCTGGGCTAGGAAAAGCCCCTCCTTGATGCGCGCCGCCTTCTTGGCCCCAAAGCCCCTAAGCCTCAGGAGATCCCCCCGCTCCAAGGCCTCTTTCAGCTTCTCCAGGGAGTCCACGCCCAAGGCCTCGTAGAGCCCTCGCGCGGTCTTGGGCCCCACCCCGGGGACCTCCATCACCGCCAGGACCCCCCTTGGCACCTCCTTGGCCAGCTCCTCGTGCTTCCCCACCTTGCCCGTAGAGAGGTACTCCAGGATCTTCTCCGCCAGGTCGGGGCCGATGCCAGGAAGCCCCAGGAGGGCCTCCCTCCCCTTCTTGGCGATCTCCTCTATGGGCGTGTCCAGATCGTAGAGGGTACGGGCCGCCTGGTGGTAGGCCCGGACCCGGAAGGGGTTGTCCCCTAGGAACTCGCTCATCAGCCCGATCTCCTCAAAGATCCGGGCCAGCTCCTGGTTGCTCATGGCCCCACTATACTGTCCGGGGCCCCTGTTCCCGCCCCCAAGGATGGGGCGGCGCAAACGGGTATACTGCCCAAAGTGCCCAGGCCGGACCGCTTCCGCAAAGCCGTGGTGGAGCTCCTGAAGCAGGAGGGCCGCCCCCTCCACTACACCGAGATCGGCCGCCGCCTCCAGGAGAGGGGCCTCTGGGCCTCGGTGCGGGAGCCGGAAAAGATCGCCAGGATCCGCCTCTCCGCCCTGGCCCGCTGGGCAAGGAGCCCGGTGGTGGCCCTAGGCCGGGGCCTTTACGGTCTCAGGGAAGAGGGCAGCACGAGGCCAGAACCTTGAGGTAGTTGGCCCGCTCAAAGGCGGCGGGCTCCGCCACCTTCTGGTAGCTCATCACCCCCCGCATCTCCTGCACGCTTTCGTACCCCTTCTCCTCCATAAAGGCCTTCAGCTCAGAAAGCACGGCGCAGAAGTGGCCCGGCCCCCTTTGGAGAACGGCCGAGGTCATCA
The genomic region above belongs to Thermus sediminis and contains:
- a CDS encoding HTH domain-containing protein, giving the protein MPRPDRFRKAVVELLKQEGRPLHYTEIGRRLQERGLWASVREPEKIARIRLSALARWARSPVVALGRGLYGLREEGSTRPEP
- a CDS encoding uracil-DNA glycosylase, whose amino-acid sequence is MDLETFAHSLAGCRLCPRLVAWREGVAGKRRAFRDEAYWARPVPGFGDPRARILLFGLAPGAHGANRTGRPFTGDASGAFLYPLLHEAGLASRPQSLPGDDLKPYGIYLTAAVRCAPPGNRPTPAEIRTCARWTEAELALLPEVRVYLALGHIAHEALLAHFGLRKRNFPFVHGQAYPLGGGRYLVDSYHVSRQNTQTGRLTREMFLGVLLRAKRLAGL
- a CDS encoding acyl-CoA carboxylase subunit beta: MADNARLLLDELLAELEERRRKVLLGGGPERVRKQHEQGKLTARERIAHLLDEGSFVELMPFAEHLETGLMEGLEAPTDGVVTGYGTIGGRLAFVFSQDFTVLGGSLGKMHGRKIASLMDLAARVGAPVIGLNDSAGARIQEGVDSLSGYGEVFYRNAIYSGVIPQISAILGPCAGGAVYSPAMTDFVLMSRRAYMFITGPEVIRSVTKEEVSFEALGGAAVHMERSGVAHLEGEDDREVLDLIKKLLSYLPQSSREKPPILDPKDDPHRPVPEVLEIVHPDARRPYNMHALIRALLDEGEFLEIQPRFARNLIVGLGRLGGYPVGVIANNPRFMAGALDINASDKAARFIRTMDAFGIPLLTLVDVTGFLPGVSQEHGGIIRHGAKMLFAYAEATVPKITLIVRKAYGGAYLAMNSKDMGADVVLAWPTAAVAVMGAEGAANIVFRREIQSSPNPEETRRRKIEEYRRAFDNPWVAAGRGYIDDVIDPAETRRLLYSHLRMLWDKKEERPWKKHDNIPL